One window of the Cherax quadricarinatus isolate ZL_2023a chromosome 1, ASM3850222v1, whole genome shotgun sequence genome contains the following:
- the LOC128690214 gene encoding uncharacterized protein isoform X1, protein MFINDKDTHKGCFTEKDKQNIIDRGDTVLWCQQQAFFETMEEIFTLKEKLSSVSIKYMKIDDRTLKRYLKAFRSVDAAYEGILVTNAWRRDFGVANITRDTPGVKRVMETKVCEILNHRDKNQRPVAYVAVENHNMQRRNVDDMILYIVYMLETASSKCLEDGPDNVCILFDMKNFSMMCMDYTVLKSLYTIMTTHYPERLGVCLVLNAPLIFSACWIIIRSW, encoded by the exons ATGTTTATAAATGATAAAGATACTCACAAAGGTTGTTTTACTGAAAAAGACAAACAGAACATTATTGATCGAGGTGATACAGTACTGTGGTGTCAGCAGCAAG CTTTTTTTGAAACAATGGAAGAAATCTTCACACTTAAAGAAAAGTTATCTTCTGTAAGTATCAAGTATATGAAAATTGATGATAGGACTTTAAAGCGATATTTGAAGGCTTTTCGCTCAGTGGATGCTGCATATGAA ggaaTCTTGGTAACCAATGCTTGGAGACGAGATTTTGGTGTGGCAAATATCACCAGAGATACACCAGGGGTGAAGAGAGTCATGGAAACGAAAGTATGTGAAATTTTAAATCATCGAGACAAAAATCAACGACCTGTTGCATATGTAGCAGTTGAGAATCATAACATGCAAAGGAGAAATGTCGATGACATGattctgtatatagtgtacatgttG GAGACAGCGTCCAGCAAATGTCTTGAAGATGGACCAGATAACGTCTGCATATTATTCGACATGAAGAATTTTAGCATGATGTGTATGGATTATACTGTTTTGAAGAGTCTTTACACAATAATGACCACTCATTATCCTGAACGACTTGGAGTATGTTTAGTCTTAAATGCTCCTTTAATTTTCTCTGCATGTTGGATTATTATTCGATCATGGTAA
- the LOC128690214 gene encoding uncharacterized protein isoform X2 produces MEEIFTLKEKLSSVSIKYMKIDDRTLKRYLKAFRSVDAAYEGILVTNAWRRDFGVANITRDTPGVKRVMETKVCEILNHRDKNQRPVAYVAVENHNMQRRNVDDMILYIVYMLETASSKCLEDGPDNVCILFDMKNFSMMCMDYTVLKSLYTIMTTHYPERLGVCLVLNAPLIFSACWIIIRSW; encoded by the exons ATGGAAGAAATCTTCACACTTAAAGAAAAGTTATCTTCTGTAAGTATCAAGTATATGAAAATTGATGATAGGACTTTAAAGCGATATTTGAAGGCTTTTCGCTCAGTGGATGCTGCATATGAA ggaaTCTTGGTAACCAATGCTTGGAGACGAGATTTTGGTGTGGCAAATATCACCAGAGATACACCAGGGGTGAAGAGAGTCATGGAAACGAAAGTATGTGAAATTTTAAATCATCGAGACAAAAATCAACGACCTGTTGCATATGTAGCAGTTGAGAATCATAACATGCAAAGGAGAAATGTCGATGACATGattctgtatatagtgtacatgttG GAGACAGCGTCCAGCAAATGTCTTGAAGATGGACCAGATAACGTCTGCATATTATTCGACATGAAGAATTTTAGCATGATGTGTATGGATTATACTGTTTTGAAGAGTCTTTACACAATAATGACCACTCATTATCCTGAACGACTTGGAGTATGTTTAGTCTTAAATGCTCCTTTAATTTTCTCTGCATGTTGGATTATTATTCGATCATGGTAA